From Aythya fuligula isolate bAytFul2 chromosome 20, bAytFul2.pri, whole genome shotgun sequence, a single genomic window includes:
- the ZSWIM7 gene encoding zinc finger SWIM domain-containing protein 7 isoform X3 produces MGGTLPAVAEELLKELRRVFQETAQVPDDLLLGLKFIFGPAAVPALDLVDHRSVTRVVSPSGRTAYQVLGTSGKLYTCYSSCHFCTCPAFGFTVLQKSESLLCKHILAVYLSQALGACQELTVSEEQLTNILLAEEEEEG; encoded by the exons ATGGGCGGCACCCTGCCGGCTGTGGcggaggagctgctgaaggagctCAGGAGGGTGTTTCAGGAGACGGCGCAAG TCCCTGATGACCTGCTGCTGGG GCTGAAGTTCATATTTGGCCCAGCTGCTGTCCCAGCCTTGGATTTGGTGGATCACCGTTCTGTCACCCGAGTCGTGTCCCCCAGCGGAAGGACAGCGTACCAG GTCCTTGGGACCTCGGGTAAACTCTACACCTGCTACAGCTCCTGCCACTTCTGTACATGTCCTGCTTTTGGTTTTACTGTACTGCAGAAGAGCGAGAGCCTGCTG TGCAAACATATCCTTGCTGTCTACCTCAGCCAGGCCCTGGGAGCCTGTCAGGAGCTAACAGTCTCTGAGGAGCAGCTCACAAACATCTTActggcagaggaagaggaagaaggatgA
- the TTC19 gene encoding tetratricopeptide repeat protein 19, mitochondrial isoform X1 — MLAAGLRRALGVRRCPAGLPRARARPSGARQERGGGGTGPGTGPGATRWRLGWARPGPALGFLGALSLFPKDAEEDGEAAIVLLLKRAKLSAMKGELGEAERFLHQALHLAHQADDRRAIVYTYSMMANVAFMQGQLDNAEKLYKAAMSFLLAGDTKEDDNAVLEMSLKLASIYAAQKQHKLALAGYEFCILTLEEKIAKQKDLPEDVLSAEEKANTRLLLGMSLDSYARYLLNINQLPVAQKMYEKALQISKDVQGEAHPQTVVLMNDLATVLDAQGHYDEAYSYVKKAAELAKETQHPEEHMVLNNLAAILMHKKDFLQARQVYKEALKQAEQKGDVASVRHIQEELAELAKRRKGSA; from the exons ATGCTGGCGGCGGGGCTGAGGCGGGCCCTGGGTGTGCGGCGCTgccccgcggggctcccccGGGCACGGGCCCGGCCCTCGGGGGCCCGGCAGGAGCGGGGCGGTGGCGGCACGGGACCGGGAACGGGGCCGGGAGCCACCCGGTGGCGGTTGGGGTGggcccggccgggcccggcTCTGGGCTTCCTTGGAg CCCTCTCGCTCTTCCCCAAGGACGCCGAGGAGGACGGCGAGGCCGCCAtcgtgctgctgctgaagagagCCAAG CTCAGCGCGATGAAGGGCGAGCTGGGGGAGGCTGAGAGGTTTCTGCACCAAGCCCTACACCTGGCGCACCAGGCGGATGACAGGAGGGCCATCGTCTACACCTACAGCATG ATGGCAAATGTGGCCTTCATGCAGGGGCAGCTGGACAAC GCAGAAAAGCTCTACAAAGCAGCTATGAGCTTTTTGCTAGCAGGAGACACAAAGGAG GATGACAATGCAGTCCTTGAGATGTCCCTCAAGCTGGCCAGTATCTATGCTGCTCAGAAACA GCACAAGTTAGCCCTGGCTGGCTATGAGTTCTGCATCCTGACCTTAGAGGAGAAGATTGCCAAGCAAAAGGATTTGCCTGAAGATGTTTTGTCAG ctgaagaaaaagccAACACCCGTCTCTTGCTGGGGATGAGCCTAGACTCCTATGCTCGTTATCTCCTAAACATTAACCAGCTCCCCGTGGCCCAAAAGATGTACGAGAAGGCTCTGCAGATCTCAAAGGATGTTCAGGGAGAGGCTCATCCACAG ACTGTGGTCCTCATGAATGACTTGGCAACTGTGTTGGATGCTCAGGGGCACTACGATGAAGCATACTCCTATGTGAAGAAGGCAGCTGAACTGGCAAAGGAGACTCAACACCCTGAGGAGCACATGGTGCTGAACAACCTGGCAGCAATTCTGATGCACAAAA AAGACTTTCTGCAAGCAAGACAAGTATATAAAGAAGCTCTGAAGCAGGCAGAACAGAAGGGAGATGTTGCTTCTGTCCGGCACATCCAGGAAGAACTAGCTGAACTGGCCAAGAGGAGAAAGGGCTCCGCCTGA
- the ZSWIM7 gene encoding zinc finger SWIM domain-containing protein 7 isoform X4, producing MGGTLPAVAEELLKELRRVFQETAQVPDDLLLGLKFIFGPAAVPALDLVDHRSVTRVVSPSGRTAYQVLGTSGKLYTCYSSCHFCTCPAFGFTVLQKSESLLQPEVSKGADT from the exons ATGGGCGGCACCCTGCCGGCTGTGGcggaggagctgctgaaggagctCAGGAGGGTGTTTCAGGAGACGGCGCAAG TCCCTGATGACCTGCTGCTGGG GCTGAAGTTCATATTTGGCCCAGCTGCTGTCCCAGCCTTGGATTTGGTGGATCACCGTTCTGTCACCCGAGTCGTGTCCCCCAGCGGAAGGACAGCGTACCAG GTCCTTGGGACCTCGGGTAAACTCTACACCTGCTACAGCTCCTGCCACTTCTGTACATGTCCTGCTTTTGGTTTTACTGTACTGCAGAAGAGCGAGAGCCTGCTG CAGCCTGAAGTTTCCAAGGGAGCAGATACCTGA
- the TTC19 gene encoding tetratricopeptide repeat protein 19, mitochondrial isoform X2, producing MKGELGEAERFLHQALHLAHQADDRRAIVYTYSMMANVAFMQGQLDNAEKLYKAAMSFLLAGDTKEDDNAVLEMSLKLASIYAAQKQHKLALAGYEFCILTLEEKIAKQKDLPEDVLSAEEKANTRLLLGMSLDSYARYLLNINQLPVAQKMYEKALQISKDVQGEAHPQTVVLMNDLATVLDAQGHYDEAYSYVKKAAELAKETQHPEEHMVLNNLAAILMHKKDFLQARQVYKEALKQAEQKGDVASVRHIQEELAELAKRRKGSA from the exons ATGAAGGGCGAGCTGGGGGAGGCTGAGAGGTTTCTGCACCAAGCCCTACACCTGGCGCACCAGGCGGATGACAGGAGGGCCATCGTCTACACCTACAGCATG ATGGCAAATGTGGCCTTCATGCAGGGGCAGCTGGACAAC GCAGAAAAGCTCTACAAAGCAGCTATGAGCTTTTTGCTAGCAGGAGACACAAAGGAG GATGACAATGCAGTCCTTGAGATGTCCCTCAAGCTGGCCAGTATCTATGCTGCTCAGAAACA GCACAAGTTAGCCCTGGCTGGCTATGAGTTCTGCATCCTGACCTTAGAGGAGAAGATTGCCAAGCAAAAGGATTTGCCTGAAGATGTTTTGTCAG ctgaagaaaaagccAACACCCGTCTCTTGCTGGGGATGAGCCTAGACTCCTATGCTCGTTATCTCCTAAACATTAACCAGCTCCCCGTGGCCCAAAAGATGTACGAGAAGGCTCTGCAGATCTCAAAGGATGTTCAGGGAGAGGCTCATCCACAG ACTGTGGTCCTCATGAATGACTTGGCAACTGTGTTGGATGCTCAGGGGCACTACGATGAAGCATACTCCTATGTGAAGAAGGCAGCTGAACTGGCAAAGGAGACTCAACACCCTGAGGAGCACATGGTGCTGAACAACCTGGCAGCAATTCTGATGCACAAAA AAGACTTTCTGCAAGCAAGACAAGTATATAAAGAAGCTCTGAAGCAGGCAGAACAGAAGGGAGATGTTGCTTCTGTCCGGCACATCCAGGAAGAACTAGCTGAACTGGCCAAGAGGAGAAAGGGCTCCGCCTGA